The following coding sequences lie in one Benincasa hispida cultivar B227 chromosome 6, ASM972705v1, whole genome shotgun sequence genomic window:
- the LOC120079871 gene encoding CASP-like protein 4A1, whose product MAASSSEAEMKKEEQAKTMEEEEEEQQQQQQQQKHHHNQSEENENDDESHPPLSARSSPPHSLSSSKDPSPPLHSPSISSDFSDHTCHTHGNSSIDDALSITRLEDLPPSANPPSPRPVAANRAQPTEPIVVTKVDAEIQGVRKVEEVSDSDGDVESGDGGKVGRGRKLMASLSMKKMKREESRKKILLGFRICGFAFCLVSFSVMASDKNQGWALDSFYRYKEFRYCMAVNIIGFVYSALQSYDLVYFLSTGKHMIRNHFKQYFDFFIDQIIAYLLLSASSSAATRIDDWQSNWGKDKFPDMATASLGLSIVAFVAFALSCIISGYTLCKSA is encoded by the exons ATGGCAGCATCAAGCTCTGAAGCAGAAATGAAAAAGGAAGAACAAGCAAAAaccatggaagaagaagaagaagaacaacaacaacaacaacaacaacaaaaacatcACCATAACCAATCAGAAGAAAACGAAAACGATGACGAATCCCATCCTCCTCTCTCTGCTCGCTCTTCACCTCCCCATTCCCTCTCCAGCAGCAAAGATCCCTCGCCGCCGCTCCATTCTCCGTCCATCTCCTCGGATTTTTCCGATCATACTTGTCACACTCATGGAAACTCCTCCATCGACGACGCTCTTTCCATTACACGACTTGAGGACTTGCCACCGTCGGCTAATCCTCCGTCTCCCAGACCCGTGGCCGCCAACCGCGCGCAGCCGACGGAGCCGATTGTAGTGACCAAGGTGGATGCTGAAATACAGGGAGTACGGAAAGTGGAAGAGGTAAGTGATAGTGATGGTGATGTAGAGAGTGGCGATGGCGGTAAGGTTGGGCGAGGACGGAAGCTGATGGCGAGTTTGtcgatgaagaaaatgaagagggAGGAATCGAGGAAGAAAATCTTgctagggtttagaatttgtggATTCGCCTTCTGTTTGGTTTCGTTTTCGGTTATGGCTTCTGATAAGAATCAGGGCTGGGCTTTGGATTCCTTCTATCGCTACAAGGAATTCAG gTATTGTATGGCAGTGAACATTATTGGATTTGTTTACTCTGCACTTCAATCCTATGATCTTGTATATTTTCTCTCCACTGGGAAACACATGATCCGTAATCACTTCAAGCAATACTTCGATTTCTTCATTGATCAG ATAATAGCATATCTTCTTCTATCAGCTTCGTCTTCGGCTGCGACCCGAATTGATGATTGGCAATCCAATTGGGGAAAGGACAAGTTTCCAGATATGGCTACTGCTTCTTTGGGATTGTCCATTGTTGCATTTGTTGCTTTTGCCTTGAGTTGTATAATCTCCGGTTATACTCTCTGTAAATCTGCTTAG
- the LOC120079873 gene encoding 2-methylene-furan-3-one reductase-like: protein MAALSVPTHMKAWVYHEFGNTADVLKLDSNYPVPRINENQLLIKVVAASLNPIDYKRIHGALKAFDYSPPYVPGYDVAGVVVKVGSEVKKFKVGDEVYGDINHKALDKPKNVGTLAEYTATEERVLALKPKNLSFLEAASLPLAMETAYEGLERAGLSAGKSIIVLGGAGGVGAYVIQLAKHVFGASKVVATASTSKQDLLRSLGADQPIDYTKENFEDLDEKFDIVYDAVGQPDKAVKALKEGGNLVSIATPVPGFPDAFFLLTSDAVMLEKLNPYLESGKVKPIIDSKSPFPFSDTLDAFAYLETSRATGKIVIYPIP, encoded by the exons ATGGCTGCCCTTTCTGTTCCGACCCACATGAAGGCTTGGGTTTACCATGAATTCGGCAACACTGCCGATGTTCTTAAACTGGATTCCAATTACCCAGTTCCGCGAATCAATGAAAATCAGTTGCTCATCAAGGTTGTTGCTGCATCTTTAAACCCCATTGATTACAAGAGAATTCATGGAGCTTTGAAAGCCTTCGACTATTCCCCTCCG TATGTACCTGGCTATGATGTTGCTGGTGTGGTGGTGAAGGTGGGAAGTGAGGTGAAAAAATTCAAGGTAGGAGATGAAGTTTATGGAGATATAAACCATAAAGCCCTTGATAAGCCAAAAAATGTTGGCACTTTGGCAGAGTACACTGCCACAGAAGAGAGAGTTTTGGCACTGAAGCCTAAGAATCTGAGTTTCTTAGAGGCTGCTAGCCTTCCTCTTGCCATGGAAACTGCCTATGAAGGTCTTGAACGGGCCGGGTTATCCGCTGGAAAATCGATTATTGTTTTGGGAGGTGCCGGGGGAGTTGGAGCTTATGTTATACAG CTTGCAAAGCATGTGTTTGGTGCATCAAAAGTAGTTGCTACAGCAAGCACATCGAAACAGGATCTCTTGAGAAGCTTGGGAGCTGATCAGCCTATTGATTACACAAAGGAAAACTTTGAAGACCTTGATGAAAAATTTGATATAGTCTACGACGCAGTTG GTCAGCCTGATAAAGCCGTTAAGGCATTGAAAGAAGGCGGGAATCTTGTTAGCATCGCCACACCCGTTCCAGGGTTCCCAGATGCTTTCTTCCTTCTCACTTCAGATGCTGTCATGTTGGAGAAACTAAATCCTTATCTGGAAAGTGGGAAGGTGAAACCGATCATCGACTCAAAATCTCCGTTCCCTTTCTCCGACACTCTCGATGCATTTGCGTATCTTGAAACCTCCAGAGCTACTGGAAAAATTGTGATTTATCCAATCCCTTAA